A DNA window from Dehalogenimonas sp. THU2 contains the following coding sequences:
- a CDS encoding DUF4418 family protein, protein MYKVLGIGLVALAAFAAVFPMFSDCQSQGLAITLANGKTIAMKCHWSGIAEIAAAAPLAVVGVMMTLNRRKTTLMQLSGLGVVLGAVIIALPTFLIGVCQNPTMTCVTLERPGLITAGSLVIAASLVGLVLAARSNKLE, encoded by the coding sequence ATGTACAAGGTTCTAGGCATCGGTTTGGTAGCTCTGGCTGCTTTTGCAGCGGTTTTTCCAATGTTTTCCGATTGCCAGTCTCAGGGTTTGGCGATAACCCTGGCAAACGGCAAAACAATTGCCATGAAATGTCATTGGAGCGGTATTGCTGAAATAGCCGCCGCTGCCCCGCTGGCTGTCGTAGGCGTCATGATGACCCTCAACCGGCGGAAAACTACACTAATGCAACTGAGCGGACTCGGCGTGGTTCTCGGCGCGGTGATAATTGCTCTGCCGACATTTCTGATAGGAGTCTGCCAAAATCCTACTATGACCTGCGTAACCCTTGAACGGCCAGGCTTGATCACAGCCGGCTCTCTGGTAATTGCGGCAAGCCTCGTTGGATTGGTGCTCGCCGCTAGATCGAATAAACTGGAATAA
- the corA gene encoding magnesium/cobalt transporter CorA, with product MTKQVVSQSHKAGMPPGTVIHVGKRRADKTRITVLDYDAGQFQERVLSTAAEACVFRDTATVTWINIDGLHEPAIIEELGRHFGLHPLIQEDIANTQQRPKLEDHDQYLFIVLKMLYRDEIENETVAEQVSLVLGSNYVISFQEGTGDAFGHVRERLRKNKGLLRKQGADTLAYALIDAIVDNYFVVLEGFGDVIDDLEENLLLSPTAETLSTIKTLKRELLFMRRGIWPLREVVSGLRHSDSPLIADVTRPYFLDVYDHTIQVMDSIDNSREMLSDLLDIYLSSVSNRLNEVMKVLTIIATIFIPLTFIAGVYGMNFDFMPELGWRWGYFAVLAVMGLVGLLLLLYFRRKKWL from the coding sequence ATGACCAAACAGGTTGTCAGCCAGTCGCACAAGGCCGGCATGCCGCCCGGAACGGTCATCCATGTCGGTAAACGCCGGGCAGATAAAACCAGGATTACCGTCCTGGACTACGATGCCGGGCAATTTCAGGAAAGAGTCCTTTCAACCGCCGCCGAGGCTTGTGTCTTCCGCGATACCGCCACCGTCACCTGGATTAACATCGACGGCCTGCATGAACCGGCGATCATCGAAGAATTAGGCCGCCACTTCGGATTACATCCGCTCATCCAGGAGGATATCGCCAATACCCAGCAGCGTCCCAAACTTGAAGATCACGACCAGTACCTGTTCATCGTCCTCAAGATGCTGTACCGCGACGAGATCGAGAACGAGACCGTCGCCGAACAAGTCTCCCTAGTACTGGGCAGTAATTATGTCATCTCTTTTCAGGAAGGCACCGGTGACGCCTTCGGACACGTTCGGGAGCGATTGCGCAAAAACAAAGGCCTGCTGCGCAAACAGGGCGCCGACACGCTCGCTTATGCCCTGATCGACGCCATCGTCGATAACTATTTCGTGGTCCTGGAAGGCTTCGGCGATGTCATCGACGATCTGGAAGAAAACCTGTTGCTGTCCCCCACCGCCGAGACCCTGTCCACCATCAAAACCCTCAAAAGGGAACTCCTTTTCATGCGCCGCGGCATCTGGCCGCTGCGGGAAGTGGTCAGCGGTTTACGCCATTCTGATTCGCCGCTAATCGCCGACGTCACCCGTCCGTACTTTCTGGACGTGTATGACCACACCATCCAGGTCATGGACAGCATCGATAACTCCCGCGAAATGCTCTCGGACCTGCTGGACATCTACCTTTCCAGCGTTTCCAATCGGCTGAACGAGGTTATGAAGGTGCTGACCATCATCGCCACCATCTTCATACCCCTGACTTTCATCGCGGGGGTTTACGGCATGAATTTTGATTTCATGCCGGAGCTGGGGTGGCGCTGGGGCTATTTTGCCGTGCTGGCGGTCATGGGGCTGGTGGGACTGCTCCTTCTATTGTACTTCCGACGCAAGAAATGGCTCTAA
- a CDS encoding DNA alkylation repair protein, producing the protein MSLCDDILTELRSMSNPANIVGMARFGINPDNTLGVSIPALRAMAKLHRRNHELAIGLWNSGIHEARILASLVDDPKQVTIAQMEAWIADFDSWDVCDQVCSNLWEKTPYAYDKAIEWSHRQEVFVKRAGFVLMARLAVGDKKIPDEQIKAFLPEIVRGSNDARNFVKKAVNWALRQIGKRSTGLNALAIAAATEIARLDNPAAHWIAADALRELQSAAVQERLKAKSI; encoded by the coding sequence ATGAGCCTCTGCGACGATATCCTCACGGAACTCCGATCGATGTCTAATCCCGCCAACATAGTGGGCATGGCGCGCTTCGGCATCAACCCTGACAACACGCTCGGCGTATCGATCCCCGCGCTACGAGCTATGGCAAAGCTGCATCGCCGCAATCATGAGTTAGCCATCGGCCTTTGGAACTCCGGCATCCATGAAGCCCGGATTCTTGCGTCGCTGGTCGATGATCCAAAGCAGGTCACCATCGCCCAGATGGAGGCATGGATAGCGGATTTCGATTCCTGGGACGTCTGCGACCAGGTCTGCTCCAATCTCTGGGAGAAAACACCATACGCTTACGATAAAGCGATCGAATGGAGCCACCGCCAGGAGGTTTTCGTTAAACGTGCCGGTTTCGTACTCATGGCTCGTCTGGCGGTGGGTGACAAAAAGATCCCCGATGAGCAAATTAAGGCATTCTTACCCGAGATCGTCCGCGGTTCCAACGATGCGCGTAACTTCGTCAAGAAAGCGGTCAATTGGGCGCTGCGGCAGATCGGGAAACGATCTACGGGATTGAACGCTCTGGCGATCGCGGCAGCCACGGAAATCGCCCGCCTGGATAACCCCGCCGCCCATTGGATCGCCGCGGATGCCCTGCGTGAGCTTCAGAGCGCTGCGGTGCAGGAACGGCTCAAGGCTAAGAGCATATGA
- a CDS encoding tRNA-binding protein: protein MALSVSTVTFAEFEKIDIRAGRVIRAEPSPKARKKAFRLWLDFGELGIKQSSAQITRRYSCEKLVGRMVLAVVNFPPKQIADFISEVLVLGAVNGDDDVVLVAPDCEVPVGTRVQ from the coding sequence ATGGCTCTAAGTGTGTCCACGGTCACTTTCGCCGAATTCGAGAAGATCGACATTCGAGCCGGCCGCGTTATCCGGGCCGAGCCTTCCCCCAAAGCCCGAAAAAAGGCCTTCCGTCTCTGGCTGGATTTCGGTGAACTGGGTATAAAGCAGTCCAGCGCCCAAATCACCAGGCGCTATTCCTGCGAAAAACTTGTCGGTCGCATGGTCCTGGCGGTGGTCAATTTCCCGCCCAAACAGATCGCTGATTTCATCTCTGAGGTGCTGGTGCTGGGAGCTGTCAACGGTGATGATGATGTCGTGCTGGTGGCGCCTGACTGTGAAGTACCGGTTGGAACCCGCGTCCAATGA
- a CDS encoding Ig-like domain-containing protein, whose amino-acid sequence MSTAISQPAPRGISRRQYLQLAAGTAGMLGYTVASRKLVQAAEPVKNPVYRNRITHEERMAAAKRIKELAAEAGLLVPEGDNFITSALPSAVTVGPGDIPDYFSITIPNWAYSPPIRKFVDRLPGLGPENANLLGQYMSVAKPDRLTYPGSDYYEISLREFDEKMHSDLQPTRLRGYVQTNMGTNAGGTANDVSPDPIHYMGPLIVAQKDRAVRIRFTNELPTGAGGDLFIPVDEEMMGAGLGPMGGTEKYTQNRAVIHLHGADAPWISDGTPHQWVTPAGETTSYPDGASVLYSGVPDMPDPGPGQYNYYYPNQISARLMFYHDHALGITRLNVYVGMAAGYIIRDAVEAELIGNGIIPADEIPLVVQDKTYVDAPMIPSTDPTWNWGITPGTPHTGDLWMGSVYNPAANPWAPDGSGVNPMGRWLYAPWFWPPATNLVVGPQPNPYYDPINEPWEAPVIPGTPHPAMQMESFQDTMIVNGTAFPYVEVDPKAYRLRVLNACNDRFVNLQMYEADPAGYAIDANGDPVTPGTGFGTEVKTVVASPYPADLTWPQDFEEGNGTWPVDGREGGVPDWNTAGPDWIVIGSEGGFLPAPAVVRQRPIDWNVDVTTFNAGLVNSFSLLLGPAERSDVIVDFSAFAGKTLIVYNDAPAPFPAPDPRLDYYTGSPDMRDAGGYTYPANGNTTLQGHGPNTRTVMQIRVRDIAPAPTFSLTALNEAWESNAAHQGVFERTQPKTIVPNSRYNSAYRVDNGDGTFSPRGGLTSFPTPSDTYVRIFQNSHTFRTISGLQMTMPLQPKAIQDEMGEAFDPIYGRMSGMLGLELPNTQVGAANFMLYPYASPPVEVLRDSMIPLSEPAPGDGTQLWKITHNGVDTHPIHFHLFNIQLINRVSWDGSISFPHATELGWKETLRVSPLEDTIVALRPVAPQLPFKVPNSIRPIDATMPLGEVLIGPPGGFFDPNGNPITIVNQMVNFGWEYVIHCHILGHEEMDMMHGVCFAVAPDAPENVSAVILEDPKRVSLSWTNPAVNATGFKIDRATDAGFTANLLTRNVGMVTNFDDTEIENAITYYYRISALNTVGSTIPGFPTATAESVPTVAGAQSTGVGQTRTVTLGPTSVSPAKPINVTASLRELPGLAPIVRADLPVLFNYVFHKLESSTTESGSVTVTTDASGNAVLAIPAPNEKATVVIDAIFNGDANLQPSSNMSTIAVVPFIQTVLTASNTAGTIIFHLADSYGNPIASQDLSFLTTAGTLSAGLATTDASGNASVTLSDVNSGVVSASFGGFVNGSGWSYQPSQVRITAEVVPSGLAVTRIVTDAADSVSPGQNINLTALIQTLPSQATVTIASLPVTFNYVFYKLETGTNESGSIIVNTNASGIASFSVVAPNEKASVVIDAVYFGDANRLASSHMSIVAVVPFIQTVLTGTTVGGLVTFHLADQYGNPVVGQNVSFLTTAGSLSSGNGLTSASGDVAVALTGAAGVVSASFGGYQSPAGWSFQPTQCRITVTP is encoded by the coding sequence ATGTCGACAGCCATATCTCAGCCGGCGCCGCGGGGCATTTCTCGGAGGCAATATCTGCAACTGGCGGCGGGAACCGCTGGCATGCTGGGTTATACTGTTGCCAGCCGCAAGTTAGTACAAGCAGCAGAACCGGTGAAAAACCCGGTCTACCGCAACAGGATCACCCATGAGGAGCGCATGGCTGCAGCTAAGCGAATCAAAGAACTTGCTGCCGAAGCCGGTTTGCTGGTGCCTGAGGGTGATAATTTCATCACCTCAGCTCTTCCGTCGGCAGTGACTGTCGGTCCGGGAGATATACCGGACTACTTTAGCATTACCATCCCGAACTGGGCTTACAGCCCCCCCATCAGGAAGTTTGTCGACCGGTTGCCGGGCCTTGGCCCGGAAAACGCCAATCTCCTCGGCCAGTATATGTCAGTTGCCAAGCCTGATAGGTTAACCTACCCCGGCTCTGATTATTATGAAATATCTCTGCGTGAATTCGACGAAAAAATGCATTCGGACTTACAACCCACCCGTCTGCGCGGCTATGTTCAGACGAATATGGGCACCAATGCGGGCGGCACCGCCAACGATGTTTCACCGGACCCGATCCACTATATGGGTCCGCTTATTGTGGCTCAGAAAGATCGCGCTGTCCGCATCAGGTTCACCAATGAACTGCCTACCGGCGCCGGCGGCGACCTGTTTATCCCAGTCGATGAGGAGATGATGGGCGCCGGCCTCGGCCCGATGGGCGGCACCGAAAAGTACACCCAAAACCGGGCGGTCATCCACCTCCACGGTGCTGACGCCCCTTGGATCAGCGATGGTACGCCGCACCAGTGGGTCACTCCGGCCGGCGAAACCACATCGTATCCAGACGGTGCCAGCGTCCTTTATTCCGGCGTCCCTGACATGCCTGATCCTGGTCCCGGCCAGTACAACTACTATTATCCTAACCAGATAAGCGCCCGACTTATGTTCTATCATGACCATGCCCTCGGCATCACCAGGCTCAATGTTTACGTCGGTATGGCCGCCGGCTACATTATCAGAGATGCGGTGGAAGCCGAACTGATTGGCAACGGAATCATCCCCGCCGATGAGATTCCTCTCGTCGTTCAGGACAAGACTTATGTAGATGCTCCCATGATTCCCTCGACTGACCCGACCTGGAACTGGGGCATCACCCCAGGCACACCACACACCGGCGACTTGTGGATGGGCAGCGTTTACAACCCGGCAGCCAATCCCTGGGCTCCCGATGGCTCGGGTGTCAACCCGATGGGCCGCTGGCTGTACGCCCCCTGGTTCTGGCCGCCGGCTACCAATTTGGTAGTAGGACCACAACCTAACCCATACTACGATCCGATCAATGAGCCGTGGGAAGCCCCTGTTATCCCAGGCACCCCTCACCCGGCGATGCAGATGGAATCCTTCCAGGATACCATGATCGTCAACGGCACCGCCTTCCCATATGTGGAAGTTGATCCCAAAGCCTACAGGCTTCGTGTCCTTAACGCCTGCAATGATCGCTTCGTAAACCTCCAAATGTATGAGGCTGATCCTGCCGGTTATGCCATCGACGCCAACGGTGATCCCGTAACTCCGGGTACCGGATTCGGCACCGAGGTCAAGACGGTTGTAGCCTCACCGTATCCAGCCGACCTGACCTGGCCTCAGGATTTTGAGGAAGGCAACGGAACCTGGCCGGTGGACGGCAGGGAGGGCGGTGTGCCGGACTGGAATACAGCCGGTCCTGATTGGATTGTGATCGGCTCTGAAGGCGGCTTCCTGCCGGCGCCCGCCGTCGTGCGCCAACGCCCCATTGACTGGAACGTTGACGTCACTACATTCAACGCAGGCCTTGTCAACTCCTTCTCCCTCCTCCTTGGCCCCGCCGAGCGCTCTGATGTGATCGTCGATTTCTCCGCTTTCGCCGGCAAGACGCTTATCGTCTATAACGATGCCCCCGCTCCCTTCCCCGCCCCAGACCCACGCCTGGATTATTACACAGGCTCACCGGATATGCGTGACGCGGGTGGATACACCTACCCTGCCAATGGCAACACCACCCTGCAGGGCCACGGCCCGAACACCCGCACTGTGATGCAAATCAGAGTGCGTGATATTGCCCCCGCTCCGACCTTCAGTCTGACTGCCCTTAATGAGGCATGGGAATCTAACGCGGCGCATCAGGGCGTGTTCGAGAGAACCCAGCCCAAGACCATCGTACCCAACAGCCGTTATAACAGCGCATATCGCGTGGACAATGGAGACGGAACCTTTTCACCAAGGGGCGGACTAACCTCATTCCCGACTCCGTCCGATACCTACGTCCGCATTTTCCAGAACTCTCATACTTTCAGGACCATAAGCGGCCTACAAATGACAATGCCGCTTCAGCCCAAGGCCATCCAGGATGAGATGGGCGAAGCGTTTGATCCCATCTACGGTCGCATGAGCGGTATGCTGGGGCTGGAACTGCCCAACACCCAGGTGGGCGCCGCCAACTTCATGCTCTACCCGTATGCGTCGCCGCCCGTCGAAGTGTTACGTGACTCCATGATCCCTTTGAGCGAACCCGCGCCCGGTGATGGCACTCAGCTATGGAAAATCACACATAATGGCGTGGATACTCACCCCATACATTTCCATCTGTTCAACATACAATTGATCAACCGGGTTTCCTGGGATGGCAGTATCTCATTCCCACATGCCACTGAACTTGGCTGGAAGGAAACTTTGAGGGTCAGCCCGCTGGAAGATACCATCGTCGCCCTGCGCCCTGTGGCTCCCCAGTTACCTTTCAAAGTACCGAACTCCATCCGCCCGATAGATGCGACGATGCCTCTTGGTGAGGTATTGATAGGTCCTCCCGGAGGTTTCTTCGATCCCAACGGTAATCCAATCACCATCGTCAATCAAATGGTCAACTTCGGCTGGGAATATGTCATCCACTGTCACATCCTCGGCCACGAGGAAATGGACATGATGCACGGTGTGTGTTTTGCCGTCGCGCCGGATGCGCCAGAAAATGTGAGCGCAGTTATCCTGGAGGATCCAAAACGCGTTAGTTTGTCATGGACTAACCCGGCAGTCAACGCCACCGGCTTCAAAATCGATAGAGCTACGGATGCTGGCTTCACAGCTAACTTATTGACTAGGAACGTTGGAATGGTGACCAATTTCGATGATACAGAAATTGAAAACGCCATCACTTACTACTACCGGATTTCAGCCTTGAATACAGTGGGCAGCACAATACCCGGATTCCCCACCGCTACTGCAGAATCAGTGCCAACGGTTGCTGGCGCCCAGAGTACCGGCGTAGGACAGACAAGGACAGTCACCTTAGGCCCGACATCGGTCAGCCCTGCCAAACCAATCAACGTGACGGCATCTCTTAGAGAATTGCCCGGTTTAGCACCAATTGTTAGGGCAGACCTACCTGTTCTGTTTAACTATGTATTCCACAAACTTGAGTCCAGCACTACAGAATCTGGCTCCGTAACCGTTACCACGGATGCTTCGGGCAACGCTGTATTGGCAATCCCCGCTCCCAACGAGAAGGCTACAGTGGTTATCGACGCCATCTTCAATGGCGATGCCAACCTACAGCCATCATCTAATATGAGCACCATTGCGGTAGTACCATTCATCCAAACAGTTTTGACTGCATCCAACACCGCGGGTACTATAATTTTCCATTTGGCGGACTCATACGGCAACCCTATCGCCAGCCAAGATCTATCCTTCCTCACAACTGCAGGGACACTTTCGGCTGGTCTTGCGACGACCGACGCAAGTGGAAACGCTTCAGTAACGTTGAGCGACGTTAACTCAGGCGTCGTGTCAGCTAGTTTCGGAGGTTTTGTTAACGGCAGTGGCTGGTCGTACCAGCCATCACAGGTGCGAATCACCGCCGAGGTGGTTCCTTCCGGCCTTGCGGTAACCCGAATCGTTACCGACGCCGCAGATTCCGTTAGTCCCGGACAAAACATAAATCTGACAGCGCTGATTCAGACACTGCCAAGCCAAGCCACGGTGACTATCGCCAGCCTGCCTGTCACCTTCAACTATGTGTTCTACAAATTGGAGACAGGCACGAACGAAAGCGGATCAATAATAGTTAATACAAATGCATCAGGTATCGCCTCATTCAGCGTTGTGGCACCAAATGAAAAGGCTTCCGTTGTTATAGATGCAGTCTACTTCGGCGATGCAAACCGACTAGCGTCGTCTCACATGAGCATCGTGGCTGTTGTACCTTTCATCCAGACGGTGCTTACGGGAACAACCGTTGGCGGTTTGGTTACCTTCCATTTAGCTGACCAATACGGCAATCCTGTCGTCGGTCAGAACGTTTCATTCCTTACCACTGCAGGATCGCTCTCGTCAGGGAACGGGTTAACTTCGGCAAGCGGAGATGTGGCTGTCGCTCTCACAGGAGCAGCCGGTGTCGTATCAGCCAGCTTCGGCGGCTACCAGAGTCCAGCAGGGTGGTCGTTCCAGCCAACTCAGTGTCGCATCACTGTGACTCCGTAA
- the recO gene encoding DNA repair protein RecO, producing the protein MTASHELKTPAVVIKRARLKEADRVITLFTRELGKISAIARGVRKAKSKLAGHLETLTYTDVTLARGKNMDIIIGSQTLNAHLDIRNSLERTSYALYFTELVYHFAPEGQPNLPLFDLLTETLGNLGQTANLELLSRFFELNHLTNLGYQPSLYRCLNCGSDLQPVTNYFSALAGGTLCPDCAAAAPIAYPISSSGLKVMRFLMENGYDSAMRLKYRPALNQEIRRITQSYLRFLLEHEIKSAVWLDELKMTLLCE; encoded by the coding sequence ATGACCGCGTCTCATGAGCTGAAAACCCCGGCCGTAGTCATCAAGCGAGCCCGTCTCAAGGAAGCGGACCGGGTGATCACCCTTTTCACCAGGGAACTGGGAAAGATCTCCGCCATCGCCCGCGGTGTCCGCAAAGCAAAAAGCAAGCTCGCCGGACACCTGGAAACGCTGACATACACCGATGTGACCTTAGCCCGCGGCAAGAACATGGATATCATTATCGGCAGCCAGACACTGAACGCGCACCTGGATATCCGCAATTCACTGGAGCGCACGTCTTATGCCCTGTATTTTACCGAACTGGTTTATCACTTCGCGCCGGAAGGCCAACCAAATCTTCCCTTATTCGACCTGTTGACCGAAACCCTTGGCAACCTGGGGCAAACCGCCAACCTTGAGCTCTTGAGCCGTTTCTTCGAGCTGAATCATCTGACTAACCTGGGCTACCAGCCGTCGCTGTACCGCTGCCTGAATTGCGGCTCTGATCTCCAGCCGGTAACCAATTACTTCTCGGCACTGGCCGGTGGCACATTATGCCCCGATTGCGCCGCCGCCGCGCCGATAGCCTATCCCATATCATCCAGCGGCCTCAAAGTCATGCGCTTTCTCATGGAAAACGGTTACGATTCTGCCATGCGACTTAAGTATCGCCCGGCGCTGAATCAGGAGATCCGCAGGATCACCCAGTCCTATTTGCGCTTTTTGCTGGAACACGAGATCAAGAGCGCGGTATGGCTGGACGAGCTAAAGATGACTCTCCTATGTGAATGA
- a CDS encoding ABC transporter ATP-binding protein, with amino-acid sequence MLSLKQVTKTFTLDEHTTITPVDQVNLDIARGELIMIVGRSGSGKSTLLNLAAGLVRPSAGQIMLDDHDLAKLSDRELSNVRAERMGFIFQFPSLLQSLRVVDNVSLPGVFTRSGGSKSDSKVAIELLEKVGLASKADVFPLQLSAGEQKRAVIARALFNSPQLVLADEPTSDLDEETEAQIMEMLRKINSEGVTFIIVTHSLELLPYASRAFEMINGTLKELETRKASFSGLRNGAAP; translated from the coding sequence ATGTTGAGTTTGAAACAGGTTACAAAGACGTTCACCCTCGATGAACACACGACGATCACCCCGGTTGATCAGGTGAACCTGGATATCGCCCGGGGTGAATTAATCATGATTGTTGGGCGCTCAGGCAGCGGCAAATCAACCTTGCTCAACCTGGCGGCCGGACTTGTCAGACCAAGCGCTGGCCAGATCATGCTGGACGATCACGATCTCGCGAAGCTGAGTGACAGGGAGTTATCTAATGTCAGAGCTGAGCGAATGGGTTTCATATTTCAATTCCCGAGCCTGCTGCAATCTCTTCGGGTCGTTGACAATGTCAGTTTGCCGGGTGTTTTCACCAGGTCCGGCGGGTCGAAGAGCGATAGCAAGGTTGCGATTGAACTCCTGGAAAAGGTCGGCCTTGCTTCAAAAGCTGATGTTTTTCCTCTTCAATTATCTGCCGGTGAGCAAAAAAGAGCCGTAATTGCGCGAGCTCTCTTCAATAGTCCCCAACTTGTTCTTGCCGATGAACCCACGAGCGATCTCGATGAAGAAACAGAAGCCCAGATCATGGAAATGCTCCGAAAAATTAACTCCGAAGGTGTCACGTTCATAATTGTGACCCACTCGCTGGAATTGTTACCTTACGCCAGCCGGGCGTTCGAGATGATCAATGGAACCTTAAAAGAACTGGAAACCCGCAAAGCCAGTTTCAGCGGGTTGAGAAATGGGGCGGCACCATGA
- a CDS encoding ABC transporter permease produces MNTMKLALKNISWNGFRSLVILLGVVGVAGFLLSTTLIIKGAEYSLDAGLERMGADILVVPAGGEHKLETALLMGKPIDIWMPRENVEAVAAVPGVDAVSPQVYLASLYGAACCAVWEMFMVVYDPATDFTVSPWLKENLGRDLKKGEVVGGHYISVPPETDNIILYGYGMDLVGNLTPTGTGLDQTLFMTMETAIEMANSSITTAVQPLSVDPKRISTIMVRTESQADVHKVALDILAQTRGMVPIESPDLFGTFRAQMNGLLWGFFVISLIIWTLSMFLIGLVFSMAANERKREMAVLRAIGATRGFIFKTLVSEAAVLALAGSFIGIIIAAGGLYILKDLIAGSLRMPFLFPSVPTFIGMFSAGIGLALVTVTLAAFIPAFRLSRQELAIAMRA; encoded by the coding sequence ATGAACACGATGAAACTGGCGCTTAAAAATATCAGCTGGAACGGCTTTCGCAGCCTGGTTATATTACTGGGAGTCGTAGGCGTAGCCGGATTTTTACTGTCGACGACGCTTATTATTAAGGGCGCCGAATATAGTCTTGACGCAGGTTTGGAGCGCATGGGTGCTGACATCCTCGTGGTACCAGCCGGCGGTGAACACAAGCTGGAAACCGCGCTACTTATGGGTAAACCTATCGATATCTGGATGCCGAGGGAGAACGTGGAGGCGGTTGCGGCGGTACCGGGCGTGGATGCTGTTTCGCCCCAGGTGTACCTCGCTTCACTATATGGTGCCGCCTGCTGTGCCGTGTGGGAGATGTTTATGGTGGTCTACGACCCGGCAACGGATTTTACCGTCTCACCCTGGCTGAAGGAAAACCTGGGCAGGGACTTGAAGAAAGGTGAAGTAGTTGGCGGGCACTACATTTCGGTACCACCGGAAACTGATAACATCATTCTCTACGGTTATGGCATGGACCTGGTGGGCAACCTTACGCCGACAGGCACCGGCTTGGACCAGACTTTGTTCATGACCATGGAAACCGCGATCGAAATGGCGAACAGTTCAATTACCACAGCGGTTCAACCACTTTCCGTCGACCCAAAGCGGATTTCAACCATTATGGTGAGAACGGAGTCCCAGGCTGATGTTCACAAGGTCGCCCTGGACATCCTGGCCCAGACCCGGGGTATGGTACCTATCGAAAGCCCTGATCTGTTCGGCACTTTTCGTGCCCAGATGAACGGCCTGCTCTGGGGGTTCTTCGTTATTTCACTCATCATCTGGACCCTTTCGATGTTTTTGATCGGCCTGGTGTTTTCCATGGCGGCCAACGAACGAAAGCGTGAGATGGCTGTATTAAGGGCCATTGGAGCGACACGCGGTTTCATATTTAAAACGCTTGTGTCGGAAGCGGCCGTTCTGGCGTTGGCTGGTTCTTTTATTGGCATCATCATAGCCGCCGGCGGACTGTATATCCTAAAAGACTTGATAGCCGGTTCTCTGCGCATGCCGTTTTTATTCCCGTCTGTGCCGACATTCATCGGAATGTTCAGCGCCGGAATTGGCCTTGCCTTGGTGACGGTAACATTGGCAGCATTCATTCCCGCTTTCAGGCTTAGCCGGCAAGAACTTGCGATTGCGATGAGGGCCTAG
- a CDS encoding methyltransferase domain-containing protein, whose amino-acid sequence MIQTAPSNSSHAFEDWHLEVLGCPTCKSSLEQRSDDLWCSECQIRYTVKNGIPSLISPETNSEMDAGHLPVKEFYLFERYDWTKDPKGLEYIYHHTRRIETWNHIENLIKKDGVVLDIGCGTGLITNKIATMRQRAVALDMNLWALNRMNGKPYIVKAQADAELLPVQDDSVDLVIATEVIEHLENPIETLNEMIRACKPGGWLVGSVPSTNSIWKMRQHLSMTCAGNEPFHRNFTKEQISDLWRETGYDGHIRSLCFGLNWLWTVQKY is encoded by the coding sequence ATGATTCAAACAGCGCCATCCAATAGCTCTCATGCATTTGAAGATTGGCACCTTGAGGTGCTAGGTTGTCCAACGTGTAAATCTAGTTTAGAACAGCGATCCGATGATCTCTGGTGTTCCGAATGCCAAATTCGATATACTGTTAAAAACGGAATACCCTCCCTTATAAGTCCTGAAACCAATTCTGAAATGGATGCAGGTCATTTGCCAGTCAAAGAGTTTTATTTATTCGAACGATATGACTGGACAAAGGATCCCAAGGGTCTTGAGTATATTTATCACCATACCAGAAGAATCGAAACCTGGAATCATATCGAAAACCTCATCAAGAAAGATGGGGTTGTCCTAGATATTGGTTGCGGTACCGGCTTGATAACCAACAAGATAGCTACTATGCGACAAAGAGCGGTCGCTCTGGATATGAACCTGTGGGCCTTAAACCGTATGAACGGCAAACCATATATTGTTAAAGCCCAAGCCGATGCAGAATTGTTGCCTGTCCAGGATGATTCAGTCGACCTAGTGATCGCAACCGAAGTTATCGAACACCTTGAGAATCCAATTGAAACTCTGAACGAAATGATTCGGGCGTGCAAACCCGGGGGGTGGCTGGTTGGATCAGTGCCCAGCACCAACAGTATTTGGAAAATGCGTCAGCACTTGAGCATGACGTGCGCTGGGAATGAACCGTTCCACCGCAATTTCACAAAGGAACAGATTTCCGATTTATGGCGAGAAACGGGATACGACGGCCATATTCGCAGCCTTTGTTTCGGTCTAAATTGGCTTTGGACCGTGCAAAAATACTAA